A window of the Candidatus Amarolinea dominans genome harbors these coding sequences:
- a CDS encoding serine protease, whose protein sequence is MTKQKMKQMMKQKMKIILRLALALVVLLTGTLVTATQPRTAQAVGRNELQRALLGTVRVAVALDGKNGYSTGSGTVVSDKGYVVTNFHVVGDTKTGRFYNSQRVAALAINQTNLRGMPTWIYTARVVQSDPKLDVAILKIVGLVDNEKAALPANLGLTVVPIGNSDDVQIGDEVSVLGFPGIGGDTVTFTQGRISGFLDEDQDGESEWFKTDAEVNHGNSGGLAVNDAGEMIGIPTAGYSDREDIGKISLIRPVKLALPLIQAALKDVGGSGNGTTAPPASGARVSNVRFATAIDRNGTPVSPGSRFSSGATAVYATFSFADFRKGTQLVYAWSLDGKKVVEDTIVAKSAGSGDDWLSVANNSKPLPDGKYDLTMQVDGKEQFRGSFVIGGAASPSPTGATTWSAITFAQGLDKSNKPAKPGTQFASGIQEAYAFWDFNGTPDGAEWTRVWYLDDQEVLRESDSWSQGAKGSTWVSIYSESALPDGTYKLELYLGDTLLQNGSFAVGEGSVTAPVVTDEGVQIFGMIADADTGRGIAGAIFVVLKPGVTIADWSKDFAQDKIYATGTADTSGNYQLDKPLPREQTYSMAILAKNYRPVTDDGIEVTADMESPREINISLSKS, encoded by the coding sequence ATGACGAAGCAGAAGATGAAGCAGATGATGAAGCAGAAGATGAAGATCATTTTACGCCTTGCGCTCGCCCTGGTCGTCCTGCTGACCGGCACCCTGGTTACGGCTACGCAGCCACGGACGGCCCAGGCGGTTGGACGCAACGAGCTGCAGCGCGCCCTACTGGGAACGGTGCGCGTCGCGGTGGCCCTGGATGGCAAGAATGGCTACTCAACCGGCTCTGGCACTGTCGTGTCGGACAAAGGCTATGTGGTCACCAATTTCCATGTCGTGGGCGACACCAAGACGGGCCGCTTCTACAATTCCCAACGCGTGGCCGCGCTGGCTATCAATCAAACCAATCTGCGCGGCATGCCCACCTGGATCTACACCGCACGCGTGGTGCAGTCCGACCCCAAGCTCGACGTGGCCATTCTCAAAATAGTTGGCCTGGTGGATAACGAAAAAGCCGCCCTGCCCGCCAACCTGGGCCTGACCGTGGTGCCGATCGGCAACTCGGACGATGTCCAGATCGGCGACGAGGTCAGCGTGTTAGGCTTTCCCGGTATCGGCGGCGACACCGTCACCTTCACCCAGGGGCGCATTTCCGGCTTCCTGGACGAAGATCAGGACGGCGAAAGCGAATGGTTCAAGACCGATGCCGAAGTCAACCACGGCAACTCCGGTGGCCTGGCCGTCAACGACGCCGGTGAAATGATCGGCATCCCGACGGCCGGCTATTCCGACCGCGAAGACATTGGCAAAATCAGCTTGATTCGACCGGTCAAGCTGGCGCTGCCGCTGATTCAGGCAGCGCTGAAGGATGTGGGCGGCTCCGGCAACGGCACCACTGCCCCGCCTGCGTCCGGCGCCCGCGTCAGCAACGTCAGATTTGCCACAGCCATTGATCGCAACGGTACCCCGGTCAGCCCTGGCAGCCGCTTTAGTTCCGGCGCCACCGCGGTCTACGCCACGTTCAGCTTTGCCGACTTCCGCAAGGGCACGCAGTTGGTCTATGCCTGGTCCCTGGATGGCAAGAAGGTTGTCGAAGACACGATCGTGGCGAAGAGCGCCGGTTCTGGCGACGACTGGTTGAGCGTGGCGAACAACTCCAAGCCGCTGCCCGATGGCAAATATGACCTGACCATGCAGGTGGATGGCAAAGAGCAGTTCCGCGGCTCATTTGTCATTGGCGGGGCGGCCAGTCCATCTCCCACCGGCGCCACCACCTGGAGCGCCATTACCTTTGCCCAGGGCTTGGACAAGAGCAACAAGCCGGCGAAGCCGGGCACGCAGTTCGCCAGCGGCATCCAGGAAGCCTACGCCTTCTGGGATTTCAACGGCACACCCGATGGCGCAGAATGGACACGCGTCTGGTACCTGGATGACCAGGAAGTGCTGCGCGAATCGGACAGTTGGAGCCAGGGCGCCAAAGGCAGCACGTGGGTGAGCATCTACAGCGAGTCCGCCCTGCCCGATGGCACCTACAAACTGGAGCTCTACCTGGGCGATACCCTGCTGCAGAACGGCAGCTTCGCCGTTGGTGAGGGCAGTGTGACTGCGCCTGTGGTCACCGATGAAGGGGTGCAGATCTTCGGCATGATTGCCGACGCGGATACCGGGCGCGGGATTGCCGGCGCCATCTTCGTTGTGTTGAAACCAGGTGTCACCATTGCGGATTGGTCGAAGGACTTTGCCCAGGACAAAATCTACGCCACGGGAACGGCGGATACCAGCGGTAACTATCAACTCGACAAGCCGCTGCCGCGTGAGCAGACGTACAGCATGGCGATCCTGGCCAAGAACTATCGGCCGGTGACAGATGACGGCATCGAGGTCACTGCGGACATGGAAAGCCCGCGCGAGATCAACATTAGCCTGAGCAAGAGCTAA
- a CDS encoding PrsW family intramembrane metalloprotease codes for MTESLLSKLTHERRGLWVASVLEVIGLLVFVGIMALVARLMPASGLQGSTLITIGLIMAAVPAVIWMIFFYQQDQVEPEPKRYIIAVFLLGVLVANAVATPLLERLFRVQDWLYTNTTVQIVGSILVIGIIQEFCKYLAVRYSVYRAAEFDERTDGIIYATAAGLGFATMLNFNYILSNGGVDLGVGAIRIVETTLAHASFAGIMGYFLGQARFERTPVYYLPLGLLLAATFNGLFFFALDRVTTNGLVYTPVNGLILAAAVAVVTLGIVFFLIRRANRETQTLLGASSAAA; via the coding sequence ATGACCGAATCGCTACTGTCCAAGCTGACCCATGAACGACGCGGCCTATGGGTTGCGAGCGTCCTTGAGGTCATCGGCTTGCTGGTCTTTGTGGGCATCATGGCGCTCGTCGCGCGCCTGATGCCGGCGAGCGGACTCCAGGGCAGCACCCTCATCACTATCGGCCTCATCATGGCGGCCGTGCCGGCTGTCATCTGGATGATTTTCTTCTACCAGCAGGACCAAGTCGAGCCAGAACCGAAACGCTATATCATCGCTGTCTTTCTGCTCGGGGTCCTGGTGGCTAATGCCGTGGCGACCCCGTTGCTGGAACGGCTGTTCCGTGTACAGGACTGGCTCTACACCAACACGACGGTGCAGATCGTGGGTTCTATCCTGGTCATCGGCATCATCCAGGAATTCTGTAAATACCTGGCCGTACGCTACTCCGTCTACCGCGCCGCCGAGTTCGATGAGCGCACCGACGGCATCATCTACGCCACTGCGGCCGGGCTTGGTTTCGCCACGATGCTCAACTTCAACTACATTCTGAGCAACGGCGGTGTTGATCTGGGTGTCGGCGCCATTCGCATCGTCGAGACCACCCTCGCCCATGCCAGCTTTGCCGGTATCATGGGCTACTTCCTGGGCCAGGCACGCTTCGAACGCACGCCGGTTTACTACCTGCCGCTGGGTCTCCTGCTGGCGGCCACGTTCAACGGGCTTTTCTTTTTTGCGCTCGATCGCGTCACCACCAACGGCCTGGTCTACACACCGGTCAACGGACTAATTTTGGCGGCTGCGGTTGCCGTTGTCACCCTGGGCATCGTCTTCTTCCTGATTCGCCGCGCCAACCGCGAGACGCAAACGCTGCTCGGCGCCAGTTCAGCGGCAGCCTGA